In Acetobacteroides hydrogenigenes, a single window of DNA contains:
- a CDS encoding energy transducer TonB — protein MKNLLTLTFALLSFVSYGQDTTYYDLKNRKVKSLNEAHYYSVSLKSDNNRQQNKKTYFKSSKIRSEKRSDKKASYYAEWYENGQLRRADTTNSKGDFNGQVLSYWENGVLKRNDFFKKGKLIKGSCYDKEGKEIEHYDYEVMPCFPGGKDMLMKYLASETKYPNICVERGIQGTVYVTFTINTEGYVSDIKIDKCVDPSLDAEALRVAYKMPKWNPGLFEGEPVNVQYTMPIKFSLQNSTTYMR, from the coding sequence ATGAAAAACCTACTGACCTTAACCTTTGCACTTTTGTCCTTTGTATCGTATGGACAAGACACCACCTACTACGATTTGAAAAACAGAAAAGTTAAATCGCTCAATGAAGCGCATTACTATTCCGTTTCACTGAAATCAGATAATAATAGGCAACAAAACAAAAAGACTTACTTTAAATCTAGCAAAATTCGTTCAGAAAAAAGATCAGACAAAAAGGCCTCTTACTATGCCGAATGGTATGAAAATGGGCAACTTCGCAGAGCAGACACCACCAATAGCAAAGGAGATTTCAACGGACAAGTATTATCCTATTGGGAGAATGGCGTATTGAAACGTAATGATTTTTTCAAAAAAGGAAAGCTTATAAAGGGCTCTTGCTACGATAAAGAAGGCAAAGAGATAGAACACTACGACTACGAAGTTATGCCTTGTTTTCCAGGGGGGAAAGATATGTTGATGAAGTATCTGGCATCTGAGACAAAATATCCTAACATCTGTGTAGAACGAGGAATCCAAGGAACAGTATACGTTACTTTTACTATAAATACAGAAGGATATGTTTCCGATATAAAAATAGACAAATGCGTTGACCCCTCACTTGATGCTGAAGCCCTAAGGGTTGCCTACAAAATGCCGAAATGGAATCCAGGTCTATTTGAAGGCGAACCAGTAAACGTTCAATACACTATGCCAATAAAATTTTCTTTACAGAACTCTACAACCTATATGAGATAG
- a CDS encoding DEAD/DEAH box helicase, whose translation MPFTSLGLSEPLLKALAQQNYSKTYPIQKQAIPVVLQGRDMLGIAQTGSGKTASFVLPILEMMRRTAPSKNRHVRTLVLVPTRELAIQVEEVFRLFGDGLPERIKSLAVYGGVSINPQMIKMQGVEILVATPGRLLDLVDSNAVSLSEVQMLVLDEADKMLNLGFRDEMADIFKLLPVKRQNLLFSATLSKDVTMLNDILLHDPVVVKVEAEEQNLDNITQLAYYVTPERKGPLLRYLIDQENMEQVLIFVSETIRADAVVVKLRQNGIKAAALHGKKSQGARTQALADFKAGRITALVATDLASRGIDIEFLPYVINYELPRSPKDYIHRIGRTGRAEAPGTAISLVCEEDRHHFKVIQKKMGRWVNFTYTDDINLHGF comes from the coding sequence ATGCCCTTTACCTCCCTCGGACTATCCGAACCATTGCTCAAAGCGCTAGCTCAGCAGAACTACTCAAAAACTTACCCCATTCAGAAACAGGCAATCCCTGTTGTGCTGCAGGGACGAGATATGCTGGGTATCGCCCAAACGGGTTCAGGGAAAACGGCCAGTTTCGTTCTTCCCATTCTGGAGATGATGCGAAGGACTGCACCATCAAAGAACCGTCATGTTCGTACGCTGGTGCTGGTGCCTACTCGCGAGTTGGCTATTCAGGTGGAGGAGGTGTTTCGCCTCTTTGGCGATGGACTCCCCGAGCGTATCAAGAGTTTGGCTGTATACGGTGGTGTATCCATCAACCCGCAGATGATAAAGATGCAGGGGGTGGAGATACTGGTAGCAACACCAGGCCGTCTACTCGACTTGGTAGATTCGAATGCGGTAAGCCTATCAGAGGTGCAGATGTTGGTGCTCGACGAGGCAGATAAGATGCTCAACCTTGGCTTTCGTGATGAGATGGCCGACATCTTTAAGCTGTTGCCTGTTAAGCGTCAGAACCTGCTCTTCTCGGCAACGCTAAGCAAGGATGTTACCATGCTCAACGATATTCTGCTGCACGATCCTGTTGTGGTAAAGGTGGAGGCTGAGGAGCAAAACCTCGACAACATCACCCAGCTGGCCTACTACGTAACACCCGAGCGAAAAGGACCGCTGCTCCGTTACCTTATTGATCAAGAGAACATGGAGCAGGTGCTCATCTTCGTCTCCGAAACCATTCGTGCCGACGCGGTAGTTGTAAAGCTACGGCAGAACGGTATTAAGGCGGCTGCGCTGCATGGCAAGAAGAGCCAGGGCGCCCGAACGCAGGCTTTAGCCGACTTCAAGGCGGGACGCATTACCGCATTGGTGGCTACCGACCTTGCCTCGCGCGGTATCGACATCGAATTCCTTCCCTACGTGATTAACTACGAGCTGCCCCGCTCGCCAAAGGACTACATCCACCGTATTGGGCGTACCGGACGTGCCGAAGCCCCCGGAACCGCCATCTCCTTGGTGTGCGAGGAGGATAGGCACCACTTCAAGGTAATCCAAAAGAAGATGGGCAGGTGGGTAAACTTCACCTATACCGACGATATTAATTTGCATGGGTTTTAG